A part of Propioniciclava coleopterorum genomic DNA contains:
- a CDS encoding DUF6049 family protein, giving the protein MARGGSLRWEDAETQQQAWFDAIDRRLAATAEPPVTLDALPRFSMTGATSDFPVTVTNHLTDPAVVRVAVSTDNPQRIRFTAPEPVTVQAGASSTVMLAATAAGGGVVTAQVHLESVDGRRLTPDTEITVETTNFGAIAWTLVIVSGIVLVVSTALRIKKVRARQKGVGHG; this is encoded by the coding sequence GTGGCCCGCGGCGGCTCGCTGCGGTGGGAGGACGCCGAGACGCAGCAGCAGGCGTGGTTCGACGCGATCGACCGGCGGCTCGCGGCGACCGCCGAGCCCCCCGTGACCCTGGACGCGCTGCCCCGCTTCTCGATGACCGGCGCCACGAGCGACTTCCCCGTCACCGTGACCAACCACCTCACCGACCCGGCCGTCGTCCGGGTGGCGGTCAGTACCGACAACCCCCAGCGCATCCGTTTCACCGCCCCCGAGCCCGTCACGGTGCAGGCGGGTGCCAGCAGCACCGTCATGCTCGCCGCGACCGCGGCCGGCGGCGGGGTGGTGACCGCGCAGGTGCACCTGGAATCCGTGGACGGTCGTCGGCTCACCCCCGACACTGAGATCACGGTGGAGACCACCAACTTCGGCGCGATCGCGTGGACGCTGGTCATCGTCTCGGGCATCGTGCTGGTCGTGAGCACCGCGCTGCGCATCAAGAAGGTGCGCGCGCGCCAGAAGGGGGTGGGACATGGCTGA
- a CDS encoding HEAT repeat domain-containing protein, which produces MLRGDPEPGVREVASWALVQRGPEAFDAVAGHLADPDADVRRQMAHVLGKLADPRGVDPLAALLSDPAPEVAAKAAFALGQLGGEDAVAALAGALGRGTATQRATVVTALGRLGSLRASRPDALGAAPAVADVHDRQGGLDRQGARGPRSDAARAAVAVLAFGDPAARADAAETLGLLDDPAALGALAAAASDPVEEVRLAALMALASLPGAAPTLAARADAEGRTGMLARALAARAR; this is translated from the coding sequence TTGCTGCGCGGCGACCCCGAGCCGGGGGTGCGCGAGGTCGCGAGCTGGGCGCTCGTCCAGCGAGGCCCCGAGGCGTTCGACGCCGTCGCCGGGCACCTGGCCGACCCGGACGCCGACGTGCGCCGCCAGATGGCGCACGTGCTGGGCAAGCTGGCCGACCCTCGGGGTGTCGATCCGCTCGCGGCGCTACTGTCCGACCCCGCGCCGGAGGTGGCCGCCAAGGCCGCCTTCGCGCTGGGTCAGCTCGGCGGGGAGGACGCCGTCGCCGCGCTGGCCGGCGCGCTGGGACGCGGCACCGCCACCCAGCGCGCCACCGTCGTCACTGCCCTGGGTCGCCTCGGCTCCCTCCGGGCGTCGCGGCCGGACGCGCTCGGGGCGGCGCCCGCGGTCGCGGACGTCCACGACCGGCAGGGCGGCCTCGACCGGCAAGGCGCCCGCGGCCCGCGGTCGGACGCGGCCCGGGCGGCGGTGGCGGTCCTCGCCTTCGGGGACCCTGCGGCGCGCGCCGACGCCGCCGAAACACTGGGACTGCTGGACGACCCGGCCGCACTCGGCGCGCTCGCGGCGGCCGCGTCCGATCCGGTGGAGGAGGTCCGCCTCGCCGCCCTGATGGCGCTGGCGTCTCTGCCGGGGGCTGCCCCGACGTTGGCCGCCCGGGCCGACGCCGAGGGTCGCACCGGGATGCTCGCCCGGGCGCTCGCGGCCCGCGCGCGCTGA
- a CDS encoding CCA tRNA nucleotidyltransferase codes for MSSLSVDQRRALSEAVLATPAIRRVGDAFAASGYDLHLVGGPVRDALMGRGVHDLDFTTDARPDAIEAILRTLTPATWDIGRAFGTIGAALRDGGREDIVEVTTYRADSYDPASRKPTVEFGDSLTDDLIRRDFTVNAMALSVVNGAFSDPHGGLGDLAAGVLRTPSPPEVSFGDDPLRMMRAARFTSQLGFTPAPEVVAAMESMAKRIDIISAERVRDELSRTLLSDAPRPGLDLLVRTGLADRVIPEVSALVREVDEHGRHKDIYEHTLTVLEQSIDLEKARGHAPDLVGRLAAIFHDVGKPRTKRFEGGGKVSFHHHDVVGAKMTRKRLAELRFSTDQIKAVAKLVELHLRFHGYADTDWTDSAVRRYVRDAGDQLERLHILTRADCTTRNQRKANRLRTAYEQLEWRIDELAAQEELDAIRPDLDGTQIMAILGIKPGPVVGRAYGFLMERRLEEGPLGEERATAELLAWWADQEH; via the coding sequence GTGTCCTCCCTCTCCGTAGACCAGCGTCGCGCCCTCTCCGAGGCGGTGCTCGCGACCCCGGCGATCCGCCGGGTCGGCGACGCCTTCGCGGCGTCCGGGTACGACCTGCACCTGGTCGGCGGCCCGGTGCGGGACGCGCTCATGGGGCGCGGCGTGCACGACCTGGACTTCACCACCGACGCCCGCCCGGACGCGATCGAGGCGATCCTGCGGACGCTGACGCCCGCGACCTGGGACATCGGCCGCGCGTTCGGCACCATCGGCGCCGCGCTGCGCGACGGCGGCCGGGAGGACATCGTCGAGGTGACGACCTACCGGGCCGACTCCTACGACCCGGCCTCCCGCAAGCCGACCGTCGAGTTCGGCGATTCCCTCACCGACGACCTGATCCGCCGCGACTTCACCGTGAACGCCATGGCGCTGTCGGTCGTCAACGGCGCCTTCTCCGACCCGCACGGCGGCCTGGGCGACCTGGCCGCGGGCGTGCTGCGGACGCCGTCGCCGCCCGAGGTCTCCTTCGGCGACGACCCCCTGCGCATGATGCGCGCGGCCCGCTTCACCTCGCAGCTCGGCTTCACGCCCGCGCCGGAGGTCGTCGCGGCCATGGAGTCCATGGCGAAGCGGATCGACATCATCTCCGCCGAGCGGGTCCGCGACGAACTGTCGCGCACGCTGCTGTCGGACGCCCCGCGTCCCGGCCTGGACCTCCTGGTGCGCACCGGGCTCGCCGACCGCGTCATCCCCGAGGTGTCGGCGCTGGTGCGGGAGGTGGACGAGCACGGCCGTCACAAGGACATCTACGAGCACACGCTCACCGTGCTCGAGCAGTCGATCGACCTCGAGAAGGCGCGGGGCCACGCGCCCGACCTGGTGGGGCGGCTCGCCGCGATCTTCCACGACGTCGGCAAGCCCCGCACCAAGCGGTTCGAGGGCGGCGGCAAGGTCTCGTTCCACCACCACGACGTCGTCGGCGCCAAGATGACGAGGAAGCGGCTCGCCGAGCTGCGGTTCTCCACCGACCAGATCAAGGCGGTCGCCAAGCTGGTCGAGCTGCACCTGCGCTTCCACGGCTACGCCGACACCGACTGGACCGACTCCGCGGTCCGCCGCTACGTGCGCGACGCCGGCGATCAGCTCGAGCGGCTCCACATCCTGACCCGCGCCGACTGCACCACCCGCAACCAGCGCAAGGCCAACCGGCTGCGGACCGCCTACGAGCAGCTCGAGTGGCGCATCGACGAGCTCGCGGCCCAGGAGGAGCTGGACGCCATCCGGCCCGACCTGGACGGCACGCAGATCATGGCGATCCTGGGGATCAAGCCCGGCCCGGTCGTCGGCCGGGCCTACGGGTTCCTGATGGAGCGCCGCCTGGAAGAGGGCCCGCTGGGCGAGGAGCGTGCCACGGCCGAACTGCTCGCCTGGTGGGCCGACCAGGAGCACTGA
- a CDS encoding septum formation family protein, whose product MSRTALARAGSAAVAVAAALTLAGCSLVSPAAPSGAPGPPATEQPAAAETGTPGAESTATARLPKYSDAYQIGSCLALTGDAQYLVPPVPCSEAHEEEVFGFFEFPDGGYPDEAALQKFLRGACDEAFTRYVGMEERDSKYGWYGGVPGVASYERGGREGVCLAFADIHDITNLPVLTGSIKGTNE is encoded by the coding sequence ATGAGTCGCACCGCACTCGCCCGCGCTGGATCGGCCGCGGTGGCCGTCGCTGCGGCGCTGACGCTGGCCGGATGCAGCTTGGTGTCGCCCGCCGCCCCGAGCGGAGCGCCGGGACCCCCGGCGACGGAGCAGCCCGCCGCTGCGGAGACGGGAACGCCCGGAGCGGAGTCGACGGCCACCGCACGGTTGCCCAAGTACTCGGATGCGTACCAGATCGGCAGCTGCCTGGCGCTCACGGGAGACGCCCAGTACCTGGTTCCCCCTGTTCCGTGTTCCGAGGCGCACGAGGAGGAGGTCTTCGGCTTCTTCGAGTTCCCCGACGGCGGCTATCCCGACGAGGCCGCCCTGCAGAAGTTCCTCCGGGGTGCCTGCGATGAGGCGTTCACACGGTACGTCGGTATGGAGGAGCGCGATTCCAAGTACGGGTGGTACGGGGGGGTGCCCGGCGTGGCGAGCTACGAGCGGGGCGGCCGTGAGGGCGTGTGCCTCGCCTTCGCCGACATCCACGACATCACGAACCTCCCCGTACTCACCGGGTCGATCAAGGGCACCAACGAGTGA
- a CDS encoding MerR family transcriptional regulator: protein MEWMRIGEVARRTGLTTRTLRHYDELGLLVPSGRTDTDYRMYTLEDVQRLLAIQHLKSLGLGLAEIAAALDDPGFDPTATLRRHIEAVEDRIAAEQDLLHRLTSLVAAPHEDWDDVLVAIALSERLRHPEAAVRFRATLDAPPTSPRRT from the coding sequence ATGGAGTGGATGCGGATCGGCGAGGTGGCGCGCCGCACGGGGCTGACCACGCGGACGCTGCGTCACTACGACGAACTCGGCCTGCTCGTCCCCAGCGGACGCACCGACACCGACTACCGGATGTACACCCTGGAGGACGTGCAGCGGCTGCTCGCGATCCAGCACCTGAAGTCGCTGGGGCTCGGGCTGGCCGAGATCGCCGCCGCGCTCGACGACCCCGGCTTCGACCCGACCGCCACGCTGCGCCGCCACATCGAGGCGGTCGAGGACCGGATCGCCGCCGAGCAGGACCTCCTGCACCGCCTGACGTCGCTGGTGGCCGCCCCGCACGAGGACTGGGACGACGTCCTGGTGGCCATCGCCCTGAGCGAGAGGCTGCGCCACCCCGAGGCGGCCGTCCGGTTCCGAGCCACCCTCGACGCCCCGCCGACATCCCCACGCCGGACCTGA
- the trxB gene encoding thioredoxin-disulfide reductase, with protein sequence MSDVREVIIIGSGPTGYTAAIYTARAALEPLMFTGSVEAGGALMNTTEVENFPGFPEGIMGPDLMMNMRGQAERFGAELVEEDVVEVDLTGPIKVVKDANGVEYRAKAVILAMGSGYRRLGIPGEDKLSGKGVSWCATCDGFFFRNKPIAVIGGGDSAVEEATFLSRFGETVTMVVRRDELRASKIMAARAEADPKVSMLWDSVVESINGDVSVESITVRNVKTGETSDVAVQGVFVAIGHDPRSELVRGQVDLDAGGYVLVKPGTQETNLPGVFAAGDLVDHTYRQAITAAGTGCAAALDAERYLAALADAVLTDKAIARA encoded by the coding sequence ATGAGCGACGTTCGCGAAGTCATCATCATCGGCTCCGGCCCCACCGGCTACACCGCGGCCATCTACACCGCCCGCGCGGCGCTGGAGCCGCTCATGTTCACCGGATCGGTCGAGGCCGGCGGCGCGCTGATGAACACGACCGAGGTCGAGAACTTCCCCGGCTTCCCCGAGGGCATCATGGGCCCCGACCTGATGATGAACATGCGCGGCCAGGCCGAGCGGTTCGGCGCCGAGCTCGTCGAGGAGGACGTCGTCGAGGTCGACCTGACCGGCCCCATCAAGGTCGTGAAGGACGCCAACGGCGTCGAGTACCGCGCCAAGGCCGTGATCCTCGCCATGGGTTCGGGCTACCGCCGGCTGGGGATCCCCGGCGAGGACAAGCTCTCCGGCAAGGGCGTCTCGTGGTGCGCGACCTGCGACGGCTTCTTCTTCCGCAACAAGCCGATCGCGGTCATCGGCGGTGGTGACTCCGCCGTGGAGGAGGCGACCTTCCTCAGCCGCTTCGGCGAGACCGTGACGATGGTCGTGCGCCGCGACGAGCTGCGCGCCAGCAAGATCATGGCCGCCCGCGCGGAGGCCGACCCCAAGGTCAGCATGCTCTGGGACTCGGTCGTCGAGTCCATCAACGGCGACGTGTCGGTGGAGTCGATCACCGTGCGCAACGTCAAGACCGGCGAGACGAGCGACGTCGCCGTGCAGGGCGTGTTCGTGGCGATCGGCCACGACCCCCGCTCCGAACTCGTCCGCGGCCAGGTCGACCTGGACGCCGGCGGCTACGTGCTGGTCAAGCCCGGCACGCAGGAGACCAACCTGCCCGGCGTGTTCGCCGCGGGCGACCTCGTCGACCACACCTACCGGCAGGCGATCACCGCGGCCGGCACAGGCTGCGCCGCTGCGCTGGACGCCGAGCGCTACCTCGCCGCCCTGGCCGACGCGGTGCTCACCGACAAGGCCATCGCGCGCGCCTGA
- a CDS encoding HEAT repeat domain-containing protein yields the protein MNDTNTDQLITLLSHPDGTTRRQAALALGVRHDGTPAAASALIERLVVEGDSCVREDLTWATVQHIDQALPQVLGMLDAESADTRRTGAHVLSKAADPAHLDALAPLLADPHADVAIKAYRAVANTGRPEALPLLATRLGDGDALQKDALTGAFFRFGADAVPALVTALGSDAARVREHAADALGHLGEDAAGGADALAALASDPEADVRLAALAALSQLGEEAAAQAAAFAGDPDPRVAAVASRLG from the coding sequence ATGAACGACACCAACACCGATCAGCTGATCACCCTGCTGTCCCACCCGGACGGCACGACCCGGCGCCAGGCCGCCCTGGCCCTCGGGGTGCGCCACGACGGTACCCCCGCCGCCGCGAGCGCGCTCATCGAGCGGCTCGTGGTCGAGGGCGACAGCTGCGTCCGCGAGGACCTCACCTGGGCGACCGTCCAGCACATCGACCAGGCCCTGCCGCAGGTCCTGGGCATGCTGGACGCCGAGTCGGCGGACACCCGCCGCACCGGCGCGCACGTGCTGAGCAAGGCCGCCGACCCGGCGCACCTGGACGCGCTCGCGCCGCTGCTGGCCGACCCGCACGCCGACGTCGCCATCAAGGCCTACCGCGCCGTGGCGAACACCGGCCGCCCCGAGGCGCTGCCGCTGCTCGCCACCCGGCTCGGCGACGGCGACGCCCTGCAGAAGGACGCCCTCACCGGGGCCTTCTTCCGCTTCGGCGCCGACGCCGTCCCCGCGCTGGTGACGGCGCTCGGCTCCGACGCCGCCCGGGTGCGCGAGCACGCCGCCGACGCCCTGGGCCACCTGGGCGAGGACGCCGCCGGCGGCGCGGACGCGCTCGCCGCGCTGGCCTCCGACCCGGAGGCCGACGTCCGCCTGGCCGCGCTCGCCGCGCTGAGCCAACTCGGCGAGGAAGCGGCTGCGCAGGCCGCCGCGTTCGCCGGCGACCCCGACCCGCGCGTGGCCGCCGTCGCGTCCCGGCTGGGCTGA
- a CDS encoding discoidin domain-containing protein, protein MFGSRPSADDEPVEDDPGEPTGALHHRADAPASPWGSPDHEEATQSIWSDVDDEEPAPGQPYTPIPPPSEQLRVSEQAPSRDPSRRWQGALLALVVIALVVGLVGVFVNQFNRTSAMPAAPQQAYVLAGARDFDPSADGGDDRENPDLAQLTIDGNPATAWTTERYGRSADFNGRKPGAGVVVDLGEPKPVSWIVLTLGDAPTTGEVRVPVQADVTSPPLDAASSWRRVASFEPSTGHVQLHLDRPVTTRFVLVYLTALPRVGPNYQGTIAEIQVTP, encoded by the coding sequence GTGTTCGGATCGCGGCCCTCGGCCGACGACGAGCCGGTCGAGGACGATCCCGGCGAGCCCACCGGCGCCCTGCATCACCGCGCGGACGCGCCCGCCTCGCCGTGGGGCAGCCCGGACCACGAGGAGGCCACCCAGTCGATCTGGTCCGACGTCGACGACGAGGAGCCGGCGCCCGGACAGCCCTACACGCCGATCCCCCCGCCGTCGGAGCAGCTGCGCGTCTCGGAGCAGGCACCCTCGCGCGACCCCTCCCGACGCTGGCAGGGCGCGCTGCTCGCGCTGGTCGTCATCGCCCTGGTGGTCGGGCTGGTCGGCGTCTTCGTGAACCAGTTCAACCGGACCAGCGCGATGCCGGCGGCACCCCAGCAGGCCTACGTGCTCGCGGGCGCCCGCGACTTCGACCCCAGCGCCGACGGGGGCGACGACCGCGAGAACCCCGACCTGGCACAGCTCACGATCGACGGGAACCCGGCGACCGCCTGGACCACCGAGCGGTACGGCAGGTCGGCCGACTTCAACGGACGCAAGCCCGGCGCCGGCGTCGTCGTCGACCTGGGCGAGCCGAAGCCGGTGTCGTGGATCGTCCTGACGCTCGGGGACGCCCCGACGACCGGCGAGGTGCGCGTCCCGGTGCAGGCGGACGTGACGAGCCCGCCCCTGGACGCGGCGTCCTCGTGGCGGCGCGTGGCCTCGTTCGAGCCGTCGACGGGCCACGTCCAACTTCACCTGGACCGCCCCGTGACGACGCGGTTCGTCCTGGTGTACCTCACCGCGCTGCCCCGGGTGGGCCCGAACTACCAGGGCACGATCGCGGAGATCCAGGTCACGCCCTGA
- the murJ gene encoding murein biosynthesis integral membrane protein MurJ translates to MAEPTRSPAPTASPTPEASSRRLLNATAVMASGTLISRVLGFLRAGLLVIVLGSANPQVETFTLATLVPNSLYMLFAGGALNTVLVPQIVRHTRNDADAGEAFINRIMTAFTLVLLGVTAVAMLLTPQVMSLWTAGVWRTPAMAGHWQQLVLMALLTMPQLFFFGAFFLIGQVLNARDRFGPMMWAPILNNVVGIGVLGLYLAIWGTSGDRSAPFSDQQVLVLGIGSTIGILVQTLALIPSMRATGLTFRPRFDLKGQGLGETFHLAKWMLGYVLLTTLVQVVVSRLASGATVEQAGVPGAGLTAYNTAYLVWILPHSLLTVSLATAMLPSASRLAAAHDLPGVAAETMRTMRLALTFLVPAAVAFLVLGLPFARLAFGHGANADTWAFIGWTLMAFALGLVPFTVQYVHLRGFYALEDTRTPFFVQVGIALVNVALAVGLVALVQDPATVAPRLAIAYAVAYLVGALLTHRLLARRLPTLSGAPLVRLLTQLFLSVLPGALLAAGIAWWTREASFGVTLGAFLGALALAGATFFGMARLLHIPEAGQLLAVLRRRGDSLPTELAEAEEAVTIEGAAERDAVVLAYPDPSSTPADPDFDPRDAQGDILESRYRLEEPLNRRGSTVTWRALDLKLGRPVLIHILDPHDPRALDVLDQARRAAPAIDNRFLRVWDAVLDESGGAGSFVVCEYAPGRSLELLLHDGPLSDLEAAWLVRELAAGLAGMHAQGLHHRVLNPDTIVVTTSGNPKIVGFLVEHALHPDAADSDPERADVQALGEVLYASLTARWPGPSRYGLPAATTDRHGRPLPPDQASTRVSVEVSDIAERILSSAPRGRGTPLTTAADIAEALSALLGGADAAHLLELRLEGPVELVRIPAGTPQGLPGASGRGPLGRPEGRAAEPAPVDGSPAARPHAPGAQPPASGAQPPASGGQPPAGRPGASPPFLPPPPVERPRAPPV, encoded by the coding sequence ATGGCTGAGCCGACGCGTTCGCCCGCGCCCACCGCGTCCCCGACGCCCGAGGCATCCAGCCGGCGGCTGCTCAACGCGACCGCGGTGATGGCGTCCGGGACGCTCATCAGCCGCGTGCTCGGCTTCCTGCGCGCCGGGTTGCTCGTGATCGTGCTGGGCTCGGCCAACCCGCAGGTCGAGACGTTCACCCTCGCGACGCTGGTGCCCAACTCGCTGTACATGCTGTTCGCCGGCGGCGCGCTCAACACGGTGCTGGTCCCGCAGATCGTCCGGCACACCCGGAACGACGCCGACGCGGGCGAGGCGTTCATCAACCGGATCATGACCGCCTTCACGCTCGTCCTGCTCGGGGTGACGGCCGTCGCCATGCTGCTCACGCCGCAGGTGATGAGCCTGTGGACGGCCGGCGTGTGGCGCACCCCCGCGATGGCCGGGCACTGGCAGCAACTGGTGCTGATGGCCCTGCTGACGATGCCGCAGCTGTTCTTCTTCGGCGCGTTCTTCCTCATCGGCCAGGTGCTCAACGCCCGCGACCGGTTCGGCCCGATGATGTGGGCGCCCATCCTCAACAACGTGGTCGGGATCGGGGTGCTGGGGCTCTACCTCGCGATCTGGGGCACGTCGGGCGACCGGTCGGCGCCGTTCTCCGACCAGCAGGTCCTGGTGCTCGGCATCGGCTCCACGATCGGCATTCTGGTGCAGACGCTGGCGCTCATCCCGAGCATGCGGGCCACGGGCCTCACCTTCCGGCCCCGCTTCGACCTGAAGGGCCAGGGGCTCGGAGAGACGTTCCACCTCGCCAAGTGGATGCTCGGCTACGTGCTGCTGACCACGCTGGTGCAGGTCGTCGTCAGCCGGCTCGCGAGCGGGGCGACCGTTGAGCAGGCGGGCGTCCCGGGCGCCGGACTGACGGCCTACAACACCGCCTACCTGGTGTGGATCCTGCCCCACTCGCTGCTGACGGTCTCGCTGGCCACGGCGATGCTGCCCTCGGCGTCCCGGCTCGCGGCCGCGCACGACCTGCCCGGGGTCGCCGCCGAGACGATGCGCACCATGCGGCTCGCGCTGACGTTCCTGGTGCCCGCCGCGGTGGCCTTCCTCGTGCTCGGCCTGCCGTTCGCGCGGCTCGCGTTCGGCCACGGCGCCAACGCCGACACCTGGGCGTTCATCGGCTGGACGCTGATGGCGTTCGCGCTGGGGCTGGTGCCGTTCACGGTCCAGTACGTCCACCTGCGGGGGTTCTACGCGCTGGAGGACACCCGCACCCCGTTCTTCGTGCAGGTGGGGATCGCGCTGGTCAACGTCGCCCTGGCGGTCGGGCTGGTCGCGCTCGTGCAGGACCCCGCCACCGTCGCGCCGCGGCTGGCGATCGCCTACGCGGTGGCCTACCTGGTCGGCGCCCTGCTGACGCATCGGCTGCTCGCGCGCCGGCTGCCCACCCTGTCCGGCGCGCCGCTGGTGCGGCTGCTCACCCAGCTCTTCCTGTCGGTGCTGCCCGGAGCGCTGCTGGCCGCCGGCATCGCCTGGTGGACGCGCGAGGCGTCCTTCGGGGTGACCTTGGGTGCGTTCCTGGGAGCGCTCGCCCTCGCCGGCGCCACCTTCTTCGGCATGGCGCGCCTGCTGCACATCCCCGAGGCCGGGCAACTGCTGGCCGTCCTGCGGCGCCGCGGGGACTCCCTGCCGACCGAGCTCGCCGAGGCCGAGGAGGCCGTCACGATCGAGGGCGCCGCCGAGCGGGACGCCGTCGTCCTGGCCTATCCGGACCCGTCGAGCACCCCGGCCGACCCCGACTTCGACCCGCGCGACGCCCAGGGCGACATCCTCGAGAGCCGTTACCGGCTCGAGGAACCCCTCAACCGCCGCGGCTCGACCGTCACCTGGCGGGCGCTCGACCTCAAGCTCGGCCGCCCGGTGCTGATCCACATCCTCGACCCGCACGACCCGCGCGCCCTCGACGTCCTCGACCAGGCCCGCCGCGCGGCCCCCGCCATCGACAACCGGTTCCTACGGGTGTGGGACGCCGTGCTCGACGAGTCGGGCGGCGCCGGCAGCTTCGTCGTCTGCGAGTACGCCCCCGGACGCTCGCTCGAACTGCTGCTGCACGACGGCCCGCTGTCGGACCTCGAGGCGGCCTGGCTGGTGCGCGAGCTCGCGGCCGGGCTGGCCGGCATGCACGCCCAGGGGCTGCACCACCGGGTCCTGAACCCCGACACCATCGTCGTCACCACCAGCGGCAACCCGAAGATCGTCGGCTTCCTGGTCGAGCACGCGCTGCACCCGGACGCCGCCGACAGCGACCCGGAGCGCGCCGACGTCCAGGCGCTCGGCGAGGTGCTGTACGCGTCCCTGACCGCCCGCTGGCCCGGGCCGAGCCGGTACGGGCTCCCGGCGGCCACCACCGACCGGCACGGCCGCCCACTGCCGCCCGACCAGGCGTCCACCCGGGTGTCGGTCGAGGTGTCCGACATCGCCGAGCGGATCCTCTCCAGCGCGCCGCGCGGCCGGGGCACGCCCCTGACCACCGCCGCCGACATCGCCGAGGCGCTCTCGGCGCTGCTCGGGGGCGCCGACGCCGCCCACCTGCTCGAACTGCGGCTCGAGGGTCCGGTCGAACTGGTGCGGATCCCCGCGGGGACGCCGCAGGGGCTGCCCGGGGCGTCCGGACGCGGACCGCTGGGGCGTCCGGAAGGTCGGGCGGCCGAACCCGCTCCCGTCGACGGATCGCCCGCCGCGCGGCCGCACGCCCCCGGTGCGCAGCCACCCGCGTCCGGCGCGCAACCACCCGCGTCCGGCGGACAGCCCCCGGCCGGCCGCCCGGGGGCGTCGCCGCCGTTCCTCCCGCCGCCTCCGGTGGAGCGCCCGCGAGCGCCGCCCGTCTGA
- a CDS encoding EamA family transporter, translating into MRERLRSGVARLSAAPIALLLISITTVQLGSSIAKDLYSLAAPLSVAWLRLGAAAIILGVLTRPKLTGRSASDWGWVVGYGASMAAMNVTFYEAIQRIPVGMAVTLEFLGPLGVSVALSRRWRDLLWVGLAALGVALLGFSPGDLDPIGVLWALAAAALWAAYILLAGPTGRRWSGVDGVAVAFWVGFLGVTPIMLALDAFPDPIVRVWLVGAAVGLLSSVIPYGIEMVVLRRIEPRIFGILMSLEPAVAALAALILLGETLRPVEVLAMACVVAASIGVVRTARRRPENTTEAAAEEGL; encoded by the coding sequence GTGCGGGAGCGGTTGAGGTCGGGGGTGGCCCGGTTGTCGGCGGCGCCGATCGCGCTGCTGCTGATCTCGATCACCACGGTGCAGCTGGGCTCCTCCATCGCCAAGGACCTCTACTCGCTGGCGGCACCGCTGTCGGTGGCGTGGCTGCGGCTCGGCGCCGCCGCGATCATCCTGGGGGTGCTCACCCGGCCCAAGCTGACCGGGCGGTCGGCGTCCGACTGGGGCTGGGTGGTCGGCTACGGCGCCAGCATGGCCGCGATGAACGTCACCTTCTACGAGGCGATCCAGCGGATCCCCGTCGGGATGGCGGTCACGCTGGAGTTCCTGGGCCCGCTGGGGGTTTCGGTGGCGCTGTCGCGGCGCTGGCGCGACCTGCTCTGGGTCGGCCTCGCCGCCCTGGGCGTCGCGCTGCTGGGCTTCTCGCCGGGGGATCTCGACCCGATCGGCGTCCTGTGGGCGCTGGCCGCCGCCGCGCTGTGGGCGGCCTACATCCTGCTCGCCGGGCCGACCGGACGCCGCTGGTCCGGCGTCGACGGCGTCGCCGTCGCCTTCTGGGTCGGCTTCCTCGGCGTCACCCCGATCATGCTGGCGCTGGACGCCTTCCCCGACCCGATCGTCCGGGTCTGGCTGGTCGGCGCCGCCGTCGGCCTGCTCAGCTCGGTCATCCCCTACGGCATCGAGATGGTGGTGCTGCGGCGCATCGAGCCCCGCATCTTCGGCATCCTGATGAGCCTCGAACCCGCCGTCGCCGCCCTGGCGGCGCTGATCCTGCTGGGCGAGACGCTGCGTCCGGTCGAGGTGCTCGCGATGGCGTGCGTCGTCGCGG